The Lepeophtheirus salmonis chromosome 3, UVic_Lsal_1.4, whole genome shotgun sequence genomic interval TTAAAAATCTCTGGTGGGGGAATGCTTAAGTTTCCgtcaattaaaaatgttattaatggGATTAAAGGAAACTTTGGTGATAATAGTAAAAAACAGGGACATTTAGACGGAGGGTTAAATAGGGCGGGAAATATTGCCTCATCTTCTAATAATGGGTCCCTGGATCTTCCAAATTCAGGAGGACTTAATGTAGAGTTAAATAGAAATAGTGGTCAGGGTTCAATACCTGGCGGAGGATCCTTAGGTCTTCAGAAGAATATAAACATTGGGAATGGTAATTTAAACGGTAAACATGGCACCACAAATGGAAATAATCAAATGATCAACATAAATAATGACAAACAAACGATGGGAAAGGACTCTCCCTTAAAAATCTCTGGCGGGGGAATGCTTAAGTTTCCgtcaattaaaaatgttattaacgGGATTAAAGGAAACTTCGGTGATAATAGTAAAAAACAGGGACATTTAGACGGAGGGTTAAATAGGGCGGGAAATATTGGCTCATCTTCTAATAATGGGTCCCTGGATCTTCCAAATTCAGGAGGACTTAATGTAGAGTTAAATAGAAATAGTGGTCAGGGTTCAATTTCTGGCGGAGGATCCTTAGGTCTCCAGAAGAATATAAACATTGGGAATGGTAATTTAAACGGTAAACATGGCGCCACAAATGGAAATAATCAAATGATCAACCTAAATAATGACAAACAAGCGATGGGAAAGGACTCTCCCTTAAAAATCTCCGGCGGAGGAATGTTTAAATTTCCgtcaattaaaaatgttattaacgGGATTAAAGGAAACTTCGGTGATAATAGTAAAAAACAGGGACATTTAGACGGAGGGTTAAATAGGGCGGGAAATATTGGCTCATCTTCTAATAATGGGTCCCTGGATCTTCCAAATTCAGGAGGACTTAATGTAGAGTTAAATAGAAATAGTGGTCAGGGTTCCATTTCTGGCGGAGGATCCTTAGGTCTTCAGAAGAACATAAACATTGGGAATGGTAATTTAAACGGTAAACATGGCGCCACAAATGGAAATAATCAAATGATCAGCATAAATAATGACAAACTAACAATGGGAAAAGACTCTCCCTTAAAAATCTCCGGCGGAGGAATGTTTAAATTTCCgtcaattaaaaatgttattaatggGATAAAAGGAAAATTTGGCATTAATAGTCAGAAACAGGGACATATTGACGGAGGATTAAATAGGGCAGGAAGTATTGGCTCATCCTCGAATAATGGGTCCCTGGGTCCTTCAAATTCAGGAGGACTTAATGTAGGGTTAAATAGAAATAGTGGTCAGGGTTCAATTTCTGGCGGTGGAACTTTAGGTCTTCAGCATAATATAAACATTGTTAATGGTAAACATGGTAATCATCTAATGGCCAACATAAATAACGACAAACTGACGATGGGAAAAGTCTCTCCCTTAACTATATCCGGTGGAGGAACGGTTAAACTTccgttaacaaaaaatatagatcaaGGTTATAGTTGGAAAGACAACAACACACTCATCCCattgaataatagttatgaTTCAAATCCTGCACTATTGGAAATAAAGAAAGGTGATGAAAATAGTAGACCACTAAGGAATATTGGCTTTAACATGGGTCCTGTACACTCCTCATCCATCAATATTCATCAACAAAATGGGCATTCAACTGATACGAAATTATTTAATGGATATAATGACgaaaaatttcttgaaattcaaaatacatcAGGCAATGTTGCCAGAAATCAAAATGGAGTACTCTTCAATAAAGATCCAGCCTTTGACGCTGATGTggaagaaaataactttgcgACAGAAAAAGTTTTTCCCAATATTCGTTACAATCAAGCTCCCAATAGTTATCCTGTATCCTATTTCATAAACAATGATGAACCGCCTGATAATGTTTATGTAGACAAAATCAAACAGAAATTAGCAAACAGTGTAGAgggtaattcattttataaatttgttatatttacaattataggCATAATCATATATTACGTAAATAGGATTTAGTCAAAGTGTTCAGCCCAAAGGAATACAGTATAGCAGATATGAATTACCTTTCAACCTAAAAGGTTCAAAATCAATCTCAAAATATTCTGATCTAGTTAAATTCCTTGATGAGAACAATCGGTTTAATGAAACAaacattgatataaaaaatatatgcaaagaATTCTTAAAAGATTACGAAATAGGATCATCTCTCAcggaagaaaaatattcaaatgaagaaTTAGGTAGATTTTTGAAGGAGTGagtttgtattttgttttagcACGACAATTTGCTTTTTGAGTTATGCActtgtgaaaaatatttgttgaatattaagtatgaatccatgagtttatttttctatcccTCTAGTACCGAACTCATCAAACAATCCTGATATTGCATATGAAGGGGATTTggaaaaaaccataaaatatatgttgacGGTTGAGGTGCCAATGTATTCTAAAATGAAAGAAGGAAGATATGCATCCCTAAGATTTTTTCTTACAACCCTTATCAAGTATCTTCCTTTGAGAATCGAAATACTGAGAACTATTCTTGAATTACGAAATTTGGTAGATGAGCAGTCCAGTTTCAATAAGactgtttatcaaaataagGTAAGCCTTCCTTAACAAAGAAAGTGTCAAAATCgcatcttaatttaatttatagcttaACGAATTGAATGAAAAGTATGATCCCTTCAGTCGCACTCCATCTGAGTGGAAAGGATGCAAGGGTTCGTCACCTTACTTTAGAGGATATCCCTGCGGTGTTTGGACTTTATTTCACGTACTCTCTGTCAGCTCTTTCATTCATGGTGATCCTATGCTTATGAGTGAAGTGAGCTCAAGTACTGTCGCCATGGCCATTCTTGAAtatgttaaaaactttttcagtTGTCGACATTGTGCAAAgaactttatgaaaaaagttgatAGTATAGGACATTTACCCTCAAATCCCACTGATGTCATACTGTGGATATGGAAAATTCACAATATGGCGAATGAAAAGTTAAGAGGTACATACTCTCCTAGGGCCTAATCACTGGGGGGGGCTGTttacccaatattttttttggatacgATTATTTATCGACCTATTAATGATGAGTCATCCATAGTCAGTACAACCAGGCCCTCCAATAACAAAACTGTGATTAAGGCACTGGATTCCATTTCATGTTTACTTTCATtgaatattatactttatatcGAGGATTGAGTCCCAAATTATCGTTactgaaaaattacaaaaataggtTTTATTGGCTATATGTCATCCTCgaagtctaatatttaaaaacagagAAATTCATACTGTTCAAATGAATTTCGTAGAtccattttattgtacaaaattggaaaacacaattattcataatgaaagaatgGACTTTCGAAGCTGAATTCTATTTGAATTTAGTatttgagttacgacaatttggcACTCCCccaagatatatatgtatatgtatgtaacttaaataatttctaaattaggTGATCCTACAGAAGATCCAAAGCATCTGAAAATTATTTGGCCAAGCGAAACCAATTGTCCAAAGTGTAGATCGTCTGAAGGAAGTTTGGAAGCATTGGGATATGACTGGAGCAAAAAAGAGCTGATAGATTATATTACTAACGTGTATAAAGAAGAATCTATTAATAGACTCGCCGCAACATTAGTTCCAAAGGAGCAAGGTAACGATGACGAAGATAAGTTAGTAACAGATATACTTGATGGAAATTTAGGAAGCAAAGAAGCAATTATAAAACGGTTAAGGAAATATTGTTCCAAATTTGCGTAAATAATTTTGACTAATAATGGCTACTAGTTTAGCATAGTGTATATGATTggaaatatcataatatatatttatcaattataatataatatgtagtcacaaacaagataaataatgttttatacatatataattactgTATAATATGAAAGATTTTCACCAGGAGTCTCCAAGGATAAATGAAAAGATACTCTATTCAAGCTAAATCacacttaaatattattaataaaggctcatattatttacaatgaagaataatgtcattttagcttctttaaaaaaaagaaaaaaaaatgaagtcaaaagtatgtatataatttattattatgggtATGGGTTTttgctaaattatatatatatatttatatatagtataaatgagttaactattcataaaatggactattaataaaataacaataaggaTTAAGAATTAGATACTCCTAAAGAAAAATGGCTAGATAACCTGGGACAAACTGCATCTTATTGTGATGTATTTGTTGAGACCCACAAGAGACATGCCCTCTCAGAAATACATTATCGTACATCTCTCCGAAAATTTCATCTCCAGTCGAAAGGGGTCTGTCATTTCCAACAGCATTCCGAGTATTTCTAATAAACTCTCTCTTAGACATTTTGTTCTTTACGTGAGGACTAGACAAGTCTACACTCAAAAGGATAAGAGAATAGCATGACACGTAGACGAAatctaattcataaaaaatacatatatattacaacgATTTCACCGCTAATTCATGAATCTATGCTACTCACCCACAGAGTAGCCTAACTTTGGATTACACTGGCAAAACCGTCGAGAAAATGTATTGAGAAGCTGTTGTAAGTATCTCCCTCGATCATCAGGGGCTTCAAGTTTTGAGAAGAACTTTCTCAAAGCATTAGGGAGGGATTGACTTGAAAAATTTTGAAGATACACGAGCCTATCTGTCACATCAGTGCacttttgaagatattttttcatttcagatTTAGATAAAAGATGAGAGCCATTGAAAAACTGAGCAATATCTTCAGTATTGTCTTTTAAAAGACCATGGGCGAAGAAGTAGTCCATGCcctaaagtttaaatataaaagaagaagtGTTCAAAAAGATTATATTGGAGACATTCATTTGAAAGGTCTGGTTCCTTCACTACATCTACCTTTTGAAAGTCCGAGTTGAATGTGAGGGTTCCTTCATCAAGAAGCAAGTAGAGTTTCTTGGCGGAGAGTATTGAAGGATTTCTTTTCTCATAGATGGAGGTGTAGGACCACTCCTGACGACAGAGTCCGTACCAAAGGATCTCATCTGATGCATATTCTTGCCACACGCAGCCCGCCAAACTCAAGTCTGTGGCGTTTAAGTTCCCCAAAACATTGACGACAATCTCGGGAGGCAATTCATTCAAGTCCCGGACgttatcttcttcttcttcctcaaTAACCCCAAGGGGGGGAGGTGGAGGGATCTTCATCAAGGATTGACCCATACTGTACCACTGATTAAACCCCTTTAATCTCCATGCCTGTTAGACTAATTAACATTAGTTACTATCAGGCAATGCCATTGGCACTCTTCTCTGTACACCAATGCAAATATAAATAGTGTAACAGAGGTTGTGTGAATATTATAATGGTTCTAACACAGAACCTCCTTCGTCATTATTGATTTAGTGTACGTGACGTGTCATGATGCAATCCtggtaaataatttaataatatcaaataatgtaCTCTTACTCTTGGCTGCTACGTACTAATTTCAAGATTGCATCATAATATAAGGAGACGACACCTTAGGgtatcaaagttgatatttttactacataaaatgaaaaaatttccagtcttgatgaaactttatcaaatggttttatgaataaattaatttgtttgaatcaaaaagaaaagtatacgTAGAAACCTTTGATAGACCCCAATATATCTCCTGACAGAGATAGTGTTGTGGCaggccttatttattcagtccagccCGATCTAATGACTGGTcttatcagtccttaggacttACAATCATTGGGGCCAGTCGTTAACTATTgatccttggaatttttcataaaaatatcgatgatttattaagccaaataagatgtatgaaatatgtattcagATTATTCCACATATCttcctaaaatttttattttttacgttatatgtaatgtaatataatagTAGTCTTTGATTgttaatatctttaaattttaaaaatagagagaaataatgaataagagtACTAATATCCTGCAGATtaccaacataattttttttaaatgttcactcacgaggatttcgaaaatattcaaatccttAATCATTACTGTCATCGCTACTTAATACTCAAGGACTTGAGTTTTGTACTTAATActaaacaatctttaaaattatgtagTGAAACAAACAACACGTTGTCAATACTTGTACAATGGTCGTAGTAACACTTTTTTTGGTCCGTTAGGAGTGTCGAGCGTCTCTTTTAATAGATTGTATGCATCTTTAATtgaatgacgttttattagaaaatcatctttaaaagaaaaggtcagtcctcttattttttatggtattttttgtaaaggaggaattgtgcttttttttataaataaacattcgaagagaatatcttattatataaatagttttacttATGGGGGCCAAATGTCttctgtggtatcataaaaagcaacatcttgcatcaaaaatataactaattcaCGATCAAGTATTTCATCAAGCTAACAGGGCGTTtcgtttatttgttttaaagctttacttAATCCGTccttaaaacaaatatttatttattaatttttttagtaaggtAGCCcggatatattttgtatatgaaatGGTACCTTCATAcaactttttacaataaataagaTGAGGTTGGAAAATcggcataaatatttatttagctatTGTAGAAATGTCATTGAAATCCatgaaatatgatgaaaaaatgttttacatgtTTGATTTTTGCGGAATAACAATTAACTAACTTCATAGCTCCATGTTAtgttatggtaaaaaaatatggccTAATTTTTCTTCCACGTCCTGAAAATATGAAGTCTCATAGTTAGtccatgaataaaatataaaggtagaattattacttattagtaataagtaatttatatcactagtaataaattattactagcTATACCGTTTTTtgagaattggtaatctgaagaatgaattttctcttcttagctgttgtcatcattattaacTCTTGAATagtgaatttccttttttattgttttacattatgtacaaaacctgattgaacattcaagCGTGCTCATAATAGATTTTTTGCTGAGTTTTAAGTCTTTGTTTggactttttggaaaaaagttccaaaatcagttggtagttattTAATTCTGAGTAATCTCTTCGCAGcgatggaattattattaaataatttttgggaattctTGATAGTTAACcc includes:
- the LOC121114268 gene encoding uncharacterized protein — encoded protein: MRLYILICVLLFHEGFTAKSLYDSNDFVEELTDESKELLSSPDKIWVVEFYAHWCGHCIRYAPFWKKIASLFQTWKDSIVIAAFNCAEYDCSTYQIPGTPTIKVFRPYNGSNNNGFEISSHKRLVLHDIFDAIKVVRKNAIVDPSKYPDLAPFRGDSLEELSNGADRSVLLFKELPELDWSERIVIEYSHDNYIPFKIIDSRKRELSRKFNLTSRPAVVLVNWKDRKEDKIFYVDLSSYTSTLDQVSGFIKGNLLNTGISHDILENDLSKLMVAVKRNTGKRYQVSGQLSDYNFHDLMQNLDRTTNYSEYAIQNTKKHDFPDKKRYIRSTTNNYTEKNRMIKVPPVLSGRLKKDQRIELFDYIANQLQTMQTKRGIVCLYVNDDGSIEVIKRDTEDLGNVIPQESNIKDNIKKPSGGGSKDLHDNKNKKPEPLDRGEGIITNTSGRDTLNTPKAKDQDVSSNEGVNVQSTSKGQPNRSNEEGSIDGGVSLGIPNLGAFVTGFNGILSNLNKSQFGAANNSFLGLPNSGGLNIELNGNNVPHSISGGGTLGPQHNINIGNGNLNGKHGNQQMSNINNDKQTMGKDSPLKISGGGMLKFPSIKNVINGIKGNFGDNSKKQGHLDGGLNRAGNIASSSNNGSLDLPNSGGLNVELNRNSGQGSIPGGGSLGLQKNINIGNGNLNGKHGTTNGNNQMININNDKQTMGKDSPLKISGGGMLKFPSIKNVINGIKGNFGDNSKKQGHLDGGLNRAGNIGSSSNNGSLDLPNSGGLNVELNRNSGQGSISGGGSLGLQKNINIGNGNLNGKHGATNGNNQMINLNNDKQAMGKDSPLKISGGGMFKFPSIKNVINGIKGNFGDNSKKQGHLDGGLNRAGNIGSSSNNGSLDLPNSGGLNVELNRNSGQGSISGGGSLGLQKNINIGNGNLNGKHGATNGNNQMISINNDKLTMGKDSPLKISGGGMFKFPSIKNVINGIKGKFGINSQKQGHIDGGLNRAGSIGSSSNNGSLGPSNSGGLNVGLNRNSGQGSISGGGTLGLQHNINIVNGKHGNHLMANINNDKLTMGKVSPLTISGGGTVKLPLTKNIDQGYSWKDNNTLIPLNNSYDSNPALLEIKKGDENSRPLRNIGFNMGPVHSSSINIHQQNGHSTDTKLFNGYNDEKFLEIQNTSGNVARNQNGVLFNKDPAFDADVEENNFATEKVFPNIRYNQAPNSYPVSYFINNDEPPDNVYVDKIKQKLANSVEGFSQSVQPKGIQYSRYELPFNLKGSKSISKYSDLVKFLDENNRFNETNIDIKNICKEFLKDYEIGSSLTEEKYSNEELVPNSSNNPDIAYEGDLEKTIKYMLTVEVPMYSKMKEGRYASLRFFLTTLIKYLPLRIEILRTILELRNLVDEQSSFNKTVYQNKLNELNEKYDPFSRTPSEWKGCKGSSPYFRGYPCGVWTLFHVLSVSSFIHGDPMLMSEVSSSTVAMAILEYVKNFFSCRHCAKNFMKKVDSIGHLPSNPTDVILWIWKIHNMANEKLRGDPTEDPKHLKIIWPSETNCPKCRSSEGSLEALGYDWSKKELIDYITNVYKEESINRLAATLVPKEQGNDDEDKLVTDILDGNLGSKEAIIKRLRKYCSKFA
- the LOC121114271 gene encoding F-box only protein 8, giving the protein MGQSLMKIPPPPPLGVIEEEEEDNVRDLNELPPEIVVNVLGNLNATDLSLAGCVWQEYASDEILWYGLCRQEWSYTSIYEKRNPSILSAKKLYLLLDEGTLTFNSDFQKGMDYFFAHGLLKDNTEDIAQFFNGSHLLSKSEMKKYLQKCTDVTDRLVYLQNFSSQSLPNALRKFFSKLEAPDDRGRYLQQLLNTFSRRFCQCNPKLGYSVDFVYVSCYSLILLSVDLSSPHVKNKMSKREFIRNTRNAVGNDRPLSTGDEIFGEMYDNVFLRGHVSCGSQQIHHNKMQFVPGYLAIFL